The stretch of DNA CACACAGCAGATATTTATTTATGTTCAAAGGCACATTCCTTTGTAAAAAGCATATATTTATGCTAACTCGAGTCAAGCTTTAATGAGTGAGTAAATAACAAATCATCCAGATGATAAAAGACATCACTGAACCAATAGAATCAAAACCACAAACAGATGCATTTGCAATCTTCACATATGGAACAACTGCTACCAAAATTGAACTCATCATACATATAGAAATTCCACTAGAAAGGGGTACAAAAGCATACAACAAATCTTTTCCTTGCATAGGCAATTGAATAATCTGTACATACTCTTTGAAGTGTTGCGTTAAATATTCTTGAGCGTTTCACGGAGTTCATCTCCGACACTAGCTTGTGATCTCACTTGATTCCGGAAATAAGAGCAAAAAGTTAATTAATGGCTAAAATGTAGCAACATAAACTATATTCTGTCTCTGCTAACTTATCTTTTCAAAATCACACAATATATGAATAGTTTTCCAAGAGAGAGCTGTTTACGATCGTGATGCATCAACCTGCTAGTTCCTTTTGTGAAGCACAAGCAGGCGAATTTTTCCTGGCAGCAGAGGAATTACTGAAACATTGCGACGAACGAACGAATAACAGTGCAACTAGCCAGTAGATATCTCGCTCATGGATGGAAGACTAGATAGCCAGGGAAGAAGCTTCTCATGGACCAAATCCGGTCTATCATCATGCGGACAGTGACCAACTCCCGGTAAAACATGCAGTTCTATGTTTGGCAAATTTGATGGCAAAGAAGAGAAGTATTTTCCTACAGGCCCATCAATAGGAGTAAATGGATCTCGATCACCCCATAGAACCAAAACAGGAATAGAAATCTTTGGCATCAAGGACACGGGATTTGGCCCTGGAGGGCCAGTGACAATGGAAACAAATGCATCAAGAGCCCCTTTATCATCTGCTGGTCCCTTGATAATCTGCATATCCAAAAAAATATTACTATAGCAATAAGTTTCAACTCTGAAGTTCAACAAGCTGAATAAACTTTTCCCAAGCAGGCAGGCAAGAAGTATTATGGATCGAAGGAACTAaaggctcaaaatgcagtttaatgcTTAGAAAAGAATTTGAATTACGAAAATATAGAATAAAACATATTATCTACTATTTTATTCTACCTCAATTAAATCTTCATCAACAGCATCCTTGTTTCCATAAACTGAAAGTAAGATATTCTTGAGATTCTCCCTGCTTTGTTCAACAagtatttaaaataacttatatCTTTAAACAGAAATAAGAATGCCAAACTGATATTTACCAATAAAATGTACCTTTGTTTAACACGCTCAAAAAGAGCTGATGCTATCACCCTTTGGCTCAGTAAAAAGTCAAACAACCAAAGCAAGGGCAAAAGAAGTTTGATCCTCCAATCATCGACAACCGCCTTGTTGTTCATGCCACCAGCACAGTTTAGCAGCACAAGCCCTCGGACAAGATCTCCATTAGATTCTAGTTTACAAATTAAAGCACTACCATTCGACATCAGATGTGTTCTAAAGCCTATTGCATTGAAGAAACATGAAGCAGAAGTACAAACTTTTAAGAATAAGGATGATCGAAAAGGCCAATCTAAAAGCAAGATTAACCTGAAGCAGCGATAACACATGCAAGGCTTCCAACTGAGTTTCCAACAAGCACCGTAGGCTTCTTTATGACTTCATCCAAGAAATCCAGAATCAACTGTTCAAGCAAAACATGTAGGTTATTCAGAGCAGGTTACCAAAATCAAAATGTTAGATTATTGGAAGTAGAAAGAAAAGCACTGATATACCTGAGCCCAGCCCTCCATTGTGTAAGCAAAACCTGGCGGCTTGTCTGATGCACCAAATCCCAGCAAGTCAAGAGCATAAACTGTGTAGCACTCAGATAATACTCCAATATTCCTAAATTCCAACGGAAGCAACTTCAAGCAATCCCTTATTGCAACACTTTTCACTAAGACACTACTGATTAGGTAACACCACAGGCCATTAAATTAGAAGTTTGGAATTGATTGAGATAGTAAATTGAGGGATAATACAGTGTTTAAAATTGAGCAATTTTAGAATCTCTTATCAGCAAAAGCAAACTCTCGAGTAGGGCTTGATTGTCCTTGACAGTATAATTTACTGGCAGCTAAATCTATGTTGCGTCTTACCAGTGTGTTCTTCACATTTTCCATTCTAGTGTACGAACAAATTGATCACTAATTAATAGATAAACCAACTTTCTGTAAAGCATAGGAGGAAAATTTTCATCATCTAAGTAACATTTCATACATTCTAATGTATTTAAGTGCTTCAGCTGCAAAAAGGATAAGGATGGGGCCAAATCTGCAGCAAGAAACCACAGACGCGTACAAGAAGATGCGTGATTGACGAAGGGCagtatatcaaacaaaatcttttttttttcgccTCTGACCTGCGCCAGTGGCCGACGGAGGCACCGAAGCCATGAACAAGAAGGAGAGGCGGACCCTTCCCTTTGACAAGGTAATTGACGTCGAAATCCTTCCACTTCCATACGGTGCAGCAGTCGCGTATCTCCTTCAGGTCCCCGCTTGTGTCCGCGTGCGTCAAGGCGAGGCCTCTTCCGCTGCCTGACGCAATCCTGAGGCCGCGGACACGCTTCCAGTGGCCAGCGGATGAAGGAACGCGGGAAGGAGAACGGCAGGCGGTGGTGAAGGGTAGGAGAGGAGCGGTGGCACACGGTGGAGAGTAGGAAGAGGGTGTTCGAAGCAGAACAAGAGCCATTGccagtgctctctctctctctctctttctctctctcaaacacacacacacacaccactaCATACCACAGCCAAGACTGGTGGCCTCCATTGAGGTCCAATATGGGCTGGGCCGGTAAAGAAATGAGCTGTATCTGTGACGGCTAGTAGTTACTAAGTATACGATTCAGGGAGTTATAGTGTAAAGTTGGGACAATTTAAGTCTAGCTTAGGCTTAATTTGACTGAGGCACATTAAATTGCTGTTAGGCCAAACGGATCAATATTTTTTGGACTAATTACATGTTACCCtatataattagttatatttagtatttcagtctttatatttttaaaaattatattaacattctTATGTTTATGAAAGTGAACATTTAATCTCGTTTTCTCCTGCAATCATCTCAGTTGACGAAAATATTTCACATGCTATCATATgaagaaaatatattaaaataagattaaaaaaagtaAAGTTATAGTACTATTTTCAttgtccaaaaaaataaaaacaaaataagagaGAAGAGTTTTGTTGGTAAAGGAAGTGAGGTAATACTATTTAATTGATCTATCTTTTCTCTCTATGTTTTTGAAGATTTTGTTGGAAAGTGAAATATTTGATAGAAAGGATTTTTCTCTTATGATCTTCCACATCCATTGACTGCCATAGGATTATTGGTTTCTGCTTTCACATAAGTTACAGAAGTAAAAAATTAATATCGGTGAGAAtagcattataaaattattttttaactctATTTTAGTGTTATTTTCTATATGATAGCACGTATGGTATCTTCGTTAGCAAAGTTAATGACGTGAGAAGAAATATGGTTAAATATTTTCGTATAGGAATTTAATGTGCCTTTTGAAAGTGCA from Musa acuminata AAA Group cultivar baxijiao chromosome BXJ2-11, Cavendish_Baxijiao_AAA, whole genome shotgun sequence encodes:
- the LOC103971864 gene encoding pheophytinase, chloroplastic isoform X1 produces the protein MALVLLRTPSSYSPPCATAPLLPFTTACRSPSRVPSSAGHWKRVRGLRIASGSGRGLALTHADTSGDLKEIRDCCTVWKWKDFDVNYLVKGKGPPLLLVHGFGASVGHWRRNIGVLSECYTVYALDLLGFGASDKPPGFAYTMEGWAQLILDFLDEVIKKPTVLVGNSVGSLACVIAASGFRTHLMSNGSALICKLESNGDLVRGLVLLNCAGGMNNKAVVDDWRIKLLLPLLWLFDFLLSQRVIASALFERVKQRENLKNILLSVYGNKDAVDEDLIEIIKGPADDKGALDAFVSIVTGPPGPNPVSLMPKISIPVLVLWGDRDPFTPIDGPVGKYFSSLPSNLPNIELHVLPGVGHCPHDDRPDLVHEKLLPWLSSLPSMSEISTG
- the LOC103971864 gene encoding pheophytinase, chloroplastic isoform X2, translating into MALVLLRTPSSYSPPCATAPLLPFTTACRSPSRVPSSAGHWKRVRGLRIASGSGRGLALTHADTSGDLKEIRDCCTVWKWKDFDVNYLVKGKGPPLLLVHGFGASVGHWRRNIGVLSECYTVYALDLLGFGASDKPPGFAYTMEGWAQLILDFLDEVIKKPTVLVGNSVGSLACVIAASESNGDLVRGLVLLNCAGGMNNKAVVDDWRIKLLLPLLWLFDFLLSQRVIASALFERVKQRENLKNILLSVYGNKDAVDEDLIEIIKGPADDKGALDAFVSIVTGPPGPNPVSLMPKISIPVLVLWGDRDPFTPIDGPVGKYFSSLPSNLPNIELHVLPGVGHCPHDDRPDLVHEKLLPWLSSLPSMSEISTG